In Carya illinoinensis cultivar Pawnee chromosome 10, C.illinoinensisPawnee_v1, whole genome shotgun sequence, one DNA window encodes the following:
- the LOC122279577 gene encoding uncharacterized protein LOC122279577, translating into MILSRQIKNFYQSPFLPNPSKLQKRTKPETVLAPRKAAVDRRKVAIRGCNEPEGEKKTERRTFLTLEEAGLVEMSGLDTHERFLCRLTISSLNLLRVISEQEGCPIEELNAGRICDWFLKDKLKREQNIGSAVLQWDDSGFQI; encoded by the exons ATGATTCTGTCCAGACAAATCAAGAATTTCTACCAGTCACCATTTCTACCCAACCCTTCAAAGCTCCAAAAGCGAACAAAGCCAGAGACCGTTTTGGCACCAAGAAAGGCAGCAGTGGACAGAAGGAAAGTTGCCATAAGAGGATGCAATGAACCGGAAGGAGAAAAGAAGACGGAGAGGCGAACTTTCTTGACCCTTGAGGAAGCCGGGTTGGTAGAAATGTCCGGCCTGGATACTCACGAGCGCTTTCTTTGCCGTTTAACG ATATCGTCACTGAATCTACTAAGAGTTATTTCGGAGCAAGAGGGATGTCCCATCGAGGAATTGAACGCCGGAAGAATCTGTGATTGGTTTTTGAAGGATAAGCTGAAAAGAGAACAGAATATAGGGTCTGCAGTCCTTCAATGGGATGATTCTGGGTTTCAGATTTGA